GGTTTCGTCCGCCCTGTAGATCTCGCCGAAAAGGACAACCCGGGGCCCTCCGGAAGCCCTTGCCGCTTTCGCGGCAAAAAGAGCCGAATGCATGGCCCTGTCCAGAGCCCGCATCTCCGGCCGGGAGGCAAGGCCTTCCGCCACGGGGTCGGAAGGAAGGGGAGAAAAATCCCCGAGCGCATCTTCTGCCGGAAGGGTGAATGCCGGGCGGAGGGACGTTCCGACTGCCCGGGAAAGGCCGTGCCATGCCACGTCAACGGCGTTCATCGCCCGGATACGTCCCAGTTCGGCCTCTGCGACGGAGACTTCCACCCGGAGAACGTCGTTTTTCGCCACCACGCCGTTCCGGAAGAGAGCCTGCACCTGCCGGAGGTGTTCCTTTGCCAGGGAGAGAGTCTCCTCCGCTACGGAAAGTCTCCCGACCGACCGCCGCAGGTCGTACCATGCAGAAGTTACCGCCCACTCCACTCCCTGGGCGGTGCGCTTCTCCGCAGCCTCTACCCCCTCCAGGGCAAGGCGCCGGGAGTCCACGGAATACCGGACGGCCCCCCCGCTGTAGATGAGCTGGCTCAGCGTCAGGGCTGCCTTCCAAGTGGTCCGAAAGCCGGCCTGGGCATACCCGACCTGCTGTCCTCCTATGAAAACGGGATGGAACGGATCCTTCTCTGCCGTCTGGTAGAGAAGGGATACTCCAAGCTGGGGCAGCGCCGGGGCACCCGCCTGGTGTATCCGCTCCCGTGCCTGGGCGATCCGCTGCCGTCCGGCGGCCAGGACGGGATTGTTGACTGCGGCGAGGGAAAGGGCTTTTTCAAGGGAAAGAGGCTCCGCCCCGTGTGCCGCCTGCCCCTGCATAAGAACCAGGAGGAGAAGACACAAAAGGGAGAGAATCCTACGGTTCATTGCCAATACCTCCCAGAACCGAACGGATGAGGAACCTCCAATTACGCCTGGCTTCTTCCCGCGTAATCGTAAGTTCGATGTTGAGAATGATGCCGTTCAGGATGCCTACGAACATGTTGACCAGCTCCCGGTGGCTGATCCCCCGGCGGGTAAGGATGTTCCCGGGAAAAACGGCTTCGATGACCGATATAGCGTCCTCGGTGATGGAGGCCCGGAGTGTGGTGACGAGTTCGATCATTTCCTCCCGGCCCCGCATGGCCTCGAGCTGAAGGTGAACGAAAAGAAGCCTGCAGACCGGATCTTCAGCGAAAATGTCGATGAGCCGCTCCCCCCGGGTGAGAAAGAAATCCATGGCTTCTCCGGGAGGCAGCTCGAGTCCGGGAGGCAGGACGATGCCCTTGAGCCGCTCCGCCTCTTCGGCCACCACAGCCTTGTACACTTCCCACTTGCCGGGGAAATACCAGTACACCGCTCCCTTGCTGACTCCCGCATTCCTTGTTATGTATTCCATGCTCGTTCCGTAGAACCCCCTGGCGGCGAATCCTTCCCTGGCCGCCCTGAGAATGGCTTTGCGTGCCTCTCTGCCTTCTTCCGCCACATAAATACCTCCCGACCGTTCAGTATGCAGAACTATACTCCATACCGAACGGTCGGTCAATAAAGCAGACGAAAAAAGGGACAGGCCAAAGGCCTGTCCCAGGAAACACTGTTGCGGTTGGCCGATTAACGCTTGGAGAACTGGCGGAGTCCCCGGGCGCCCTTCTGGCCGAACTTTTTCCGTTCCACCATGCGGGGGTCCCTGGTAAGGAGCCCGTTCTTCTTCAGGACGGGACGAAGCTCGGGATTGAGCTTCAAAAGCGCCCTGGCGATTCCGAGCCGCACCGCGCCGGCCTGGCCTGTAAGGCCGCCGCCGGAGGCACGGACAAAAACGTCAATCTTTCCCTCAAGGCCGGCCGATTTCAGCGGCTGCAGAGCGTTGAGCTGCCATGCGACTCTCGGGAAAT
The DNA window shown above is from Aminivibrio pyruvatiphilus and carries:
- a CDS encoding TolC family protein translates to MNRRILSLLCLLLLVLMQGQAAHGAEPLSLEKALSLAAVNNPVLAAGRQRIAQARERIHQAGAPALPQLGVSLLYQTAEKDPFHPVFIGGQQVGYAQAGFRTTWKAALTLSQLIYSGGAVRYSVDSRRLALEGVEAAEKRTAQGVEWAVTSAWYDLRRSVGRLSVAEETLSLAKEHLRQVQALFRNGVVAKNDVLRVEVSVAEAELGRIRAMNAVDVAWHGLSRAVGTSLRPAFTLPAEDALGDFSPLPSDPVAEGLASRPEMRALDRAMHSALFAAKAARASGGPRVVLFGEIYRADETFFPSKMDDWKITLQASWTFFDGGESSSRAREAKAAAEELLHQAEDLKRQIELEISVARTNFESSLRRIEVGKAMVAAAEEDYRMALKRYVAQVGTNIDVLDASVALANARNQLVEGLYDSKKARVEIDWAMGSTGKAFFQEAEE
- a CDS encoding TetR/AcrR family transcriptional regulator, producing the protein MAEEGREARKAILRAAREGFAARGFYGTSMEYITRNAGVSKGAVYWYFPGKWEVYKAVVAEEAERLKGIVLPPGLELPPGEAMDFFLTRGERLIDIFAEDPVCRLLFVHLQLEAMRGREEMIELVTTLRASITEDAISVIEAVFPGNILTRRGISHRELVNMFVGILNGIILNIELTITREEARRNWRFLIRSVLGGIGNEP
- the rpsI gene encoding 30S ribosomal protein S9, with product MQNTAYCWGTGRRKCALARVRVRPGDGTIKVNERTVEDYFPRVAWQLNALQPLKSAGLEGKIDVFVRASGGGLTGQAGAVRLGIARALLKLNPELRPVLKKNGLLTRDPRMVERKKFGQKGARGLRQFSKR